TGTTGCCCAAATTCATGTTAACCGTTTTCAAATTGCATCATATTTGTAGACAAAGTTGAGGTTAGATCATCACAAAGACCACGTGACAACATTGCAAGCCAGTGGCTAACAAGGCATCATGGAATATCCAACACATAGGCCAATGTATGGAAAAAAGGGAACTGCACAAGGAACCGCTGATCATGGCAAAAGCAGCAAATGCTGAAACTGATACTTTCGTAGCATTGAGCAGCTAACCCATCCATGACCCATTCAGTCATCCAAAGCTGATCATCCCAGGTGTTCAATGTTACAATAAGCTGTTACGGTTTAGCATCCTGCCCTGCTTTCTCATCCTTAACTTCTGTTACTACTTCCAGAAGTTCCATAGGAATCGCAGCTGGATCCAGCTCTAGACAACCCTTTGGTGCACTTTCTGCTTCTTCACCAGTCAATAGACGAGCAGGAACTTGGTGCGAAAATCGAAATAACTCTTCCCTTGGGATTGTCTGTACTCCCTCAGTGTCCACATTCCGCCGGAATACTGTTTTGAAACTAGGAAGCTTAATTAGAGGAGCAACGGCCACGCCAGTATCATCTACAAAATCACCAACCACCTCTACCATGTCATACTTGTGCACCACCTCATCTGGAGTTGATTCATTCCAGTCCCTTGACCAGTTTCTGTAAAGGGCCCAAACGTCACCCTTCCCTGGGAGTATTCGGATGACCCCTCGCAAACCTTTTTCCCATCTGACCTTATGAGAGAACACGTTAACATTATCATGTACTTCGTACCTACCCACCCTGAACTCTCCGCTTGTTTTTGTAAAACCACATGCAACCCAATTTAGGGGACCAATATCACTGTTTCTTTTGGAGTTGAGCCAACTGATACGCATCTTGAAAGGGTTTACAGATATCACCTTCTGAATAAGTGCATAAAAACGAGGCAtcccatcatcatcatcatatgcGGCCCATACCTGATTAGCTTCAAAGGACTTCTCACTTCGATCCTTgtcaaaatcataaaaatcagGATCAATAACATTGATTGATGATGGCACATCAGGTTCTTCATCTGGAACATCGCTAGAATCATCTTGTTCTCTCGAAGACTTCTGCTTCCTGCTCTTTTTGACAAACTCATCAGACTTACCATGATCGTGGACATTCCCATTGCCATTGGACACAaggttttcttttgtatttgataGGCCTTTTTCCTTTTCGCTGGCTTTCTCTGCAGCCTCCTTCTTCCAATCTTCTAActtcttttgaatttcatttctagCCTTTGTCATGAGTACGCTGCGAGCATCCTGCATTACCAAGTCCCTCAAGGAGGTGCCATACTGTTTGTAAGGGAACCTACCCGCACCACTAGAAACGCCATTCAGCTTTTCTGCCTCGTAGGTATCCTTACTAGCattatgttcattttcattatcaTTAGCAAGGCTATCTCTGTCTATGCTTCTTTTCTTATCAGGCCTCTGAATACAATTTTCACTTCCACCTGAGGACCTCTTGAAACCCTGGATGTTCCTCCGAGTGTCCTCCTTTCTAGCTGCTGCTTGTGCCTCCTCCCGCTCTCTTCTGACTTTCTCATATGTTTGATGAACCACATTGGCAGCAGCGGCAGCAGCAGAAGTTGACGCATTGGCACTTGGAGCACCTGCTGTTCTAGAGAATGCCCCCCACTGGAAGTTTGCCTTATGAAAAGAATCAGCTCCTTGACCCGGCGGATACCCACCAGGAACAACACCGTCCCTTCCCTGAACGTGAGTCTTCTTTCCATGCTGTTGCGGACTTGT
This window of the Nymphaea colorata isolate Beijing-Zhang1983 chromosome 2, ASM883128v2, whole genome shotgun sequence genome carries:
- the LOC116247141 gene encoding uncharacterized protein LOC116247141, whose protein sequence is MECNKDEAARAKEIAEKKFKAKDLEGARKFAVKASQLYPALEGITQMLATLDVYAAAEKKVNGETDWYEILCVNAMADDETVKKQYRKLALMLHPDKNKSVGAEGAFKLISEAWSVLSDKFRRSVYDHKRNLKGVPQKVAQPRKPASAPRTSSSAHGANGFYNTSNSNGGSNARTETTTSHAGASARGLNGLYKFSNSEASSDARTQKPAPRAPPPPSHRQSKPNTFWTSCNRCRMQYEYLRVYVNHNLLCPNCHQPFLAIETGTIPSASGTFPWTSPQQHGKKTHVQGRDGVVPGGYPPGQGADSFHKANFQWGAFSRTAGAPSANASTSAAAAAANVVHQTYEKVRREREEAQAAARKEDTRRNIQGFKRSSGGSENCIQRPDKKRSIDRDSLANDNENEHNASKDTYEAEKLNGVSSGAGRFPYKQYGTSLRDLVMQDARSVLMTKARNEIQKKLEDWKKEAAEKASEKEKGLSNTKENLVSNGNGNVHDHGKSDEFVKKSRKQKSSREQDDSSDVPDEEPDVPSSINVIDPDFYDFDKDRSEKSFEANQVWAAYDDDDGMPRFYALIQKVISVNPFKMRISWLNSKRNSDIGPLNWVACGFTKTSGEFRVGRYEVHDNVNVFSHKVRWEKGLRGVIRILPGKGDVWALYRNWSRDWNESTPDEVVHKYDMVEVVGDFVDDTGVAVAPLIKLPSFKTVFRRNVDTEGVQTIPREELFRFSHQVPARLLTGEEAESAPKGCLELDPAAIPMELLEVVTEVKDEKAGQDAKP